One region of Rhodohalobacter mucosus genomic DNA includes:
- a CDS encoding InlB B-repeat-containing protein produces the protein MKNVFIILVTVIGMLFLSACGNFGSEAETFNISVNVNPPNAGSVLTSGGDEAGNTVQFFAVPNTGWVFAGWTGSVESFDNPLTFVLENDINLTANFSIFSNNYEYLLLLSDQNSEVELRLGQQPGATDFFDSGVDLESPPPPPGNTLHAWFGGGDRDLLWDYRNAFSPEVIWDLQISGGQQDNLTLTWSRQVEEFNGSLILTDQNGTFETDMTSQNSQSVNAAQAESLQIIYRFEE, from the coding sequence ATGAAGAACGTTTTTATAATATTGGTTACGGTGATTGGAATGTTGTTTTTGTCTGCATGCGGAAATTTTGGCTCAGAAGCTGAAACCTTCAATATTTCGGTTAACGTGAATCCACCAAATGCAGGATCCGTTTTAACGTCAGGAGGTGATGAAGCCGGAAACACGGTTCAGTTTTTTGCCGTGCCCAATACAGGATGGGTGTTTGCCGGCTGGACAGGGTCCGTGGAAAGCTTTGACAATCCGCTCACATTTGTGCTTGAAAATGATATCAATCTGACGGCAAACTTCTCCATTTTCAGCAATAATTATGAATACCTGCTTTTACTGTCCGATCAAAACTCTGAGGTGGAACTTCGGCTGGGTCAGCAGCCGGGTGCAACAGATTTCTTTGATTCGGGTGTTGACCTTGAGTCTCCTCCACCTCCGCCGGGCAATACCCTGCACGCCTGGTTTGGCGGGGGAGACCGGGATCTTCTATGGGACTACCGGAATGCCTTTTCACCTGAAGTTATCTGGGACCTGCAGATTAGCGGTGGACAGCAGGATAATCTCACCCTTACCTGGAGCAGACAGGTTGAAGAGTTCAATGGCAGCCTGATATTAACCGATCAGAACGGCACGTTCGAAACCGACATGACAAGCCAAAACAGTCAGTCTGTAAATGCAGCCCAGGCCGAATCACTTCAAATTATTTATCGGTTCGAAGAGTAA
- a CDS encoding invasin domain 3-containing protein, giving the protein MINRFSGILLLMLWLTGGMAYSQNVTLSIPDSTVEAGATLLLPVSVSELTAGDQVLSGEWQFTVSSDIAEITGVTTDGTLLQGKDVQYNATNREFAFSSTDPVTGTGVILFLQVQIAADAVKFQESVIGITTAQFNEGTPAIDAISGTLRIKGISLTPKSPSPPLVVGQTFQFNVSGDVAEPVTWSSSNTGIATVTSTGLAEGITSGSVKIFVEDAEGQRDSTDLFRVEPATLLDLTVGVSDATVTQTLEGEVGVEVSDLTGLDIRSGEISLSYTDTKLEILSFSTAGTLLEGVADPVINEVNNTISFAFASTTPLEGAGSLLNIRFRVLREATGTATFAPLSARFNESFDAATSNGTVTIQNAPVIDVQQDDTEITIGETTQFSVITGGTAPYTWRSSNTEVATIDENTGVATGLRRGTVEIVAIDSENFESVPATLVVNDVTVSFPDTDVSSLDIFTLPLQTTDISGLGANSFETDIQFDPAVLQFEGVEQAGTLSDGYALSLSEESGVIQIAAAGTENLTGEGSILNLRFSIQDGTGLGTTTEVTPIALSFNEPGTDTPTATLRSGTVSYIDSSLPEKAVLSSPANGSVDVDLLPEYSWQAAAAAETYEIQISEVSDFSTLVEDQAGLTGTLYQMVNPLNELTTYYWRVRASNSSGNGPWSDAFSFTTVPGTPVPPVLTSPSDASVNVPVNANFEWESSQFSEEYFIEISEQPDFSVIAESATVSALTYQAQSLSFSTLYYWRVSGVNSQGTGDPSAVFSFTTEDDQQADIDPVASTVAATSPHVADGADASVVTVTLVDTNGDPVTGLAGNQFTISLTGSAGAGPVTETATAGIYTFEVTNSVAEQVTVTVTADGVQLNDTPSILFEAPAVIIDPAASTVAATSPHVADGADASVVTVTLVDTNGDPVTGLAGNQFTISLTGSAGAGPVTETATAGIYTFEVTNSVAEQVTVTVTADGAVLDDTPAILFEEPVLVIDSAASAVTATSPHTADGSDASLVSIALLYTNGDPASGLPQNLFDIVLTGSAVAGQISETGTAGTYSLEVTNSVAEQITVTVTVDGVQLNDTPAITFEEPLQIPEAPILVDITETASGTEIQWNAASEDFTSTYIIYRGDDIMNLQQIGTANTGTFSFQDNTLPDGISFYAISARNSEGGESGLSNSKSYVNSELIADTDWRLVSIPLSSGNVEADLATVFSYSNRYTVAESLDPASGYWIKTRTFDAETYNVSGNGLEQAVIQLNEGWNLIGAMSDTIPTSDISDPGNILSDASIFSYSNGQYEAVNELVPGAGYWIHADQSGEIELQLNLDPNMVPQGNKPASILADRHAEPSGISGELIQFRNAENSASLAIPDYGLYSNERLKYLLPPVAPDTPIDIRTEGGFSVIKFDSETRLNLTAIQFPVTIQYEGEISDTGNHFLRLRVIYSGEEVTTDLSSGQSFTLHEIPEHLSVSRIPGDEKIAESELLASYPNPFNPATTIHYRLENTSYVKVEVFDVAGRKVGVLADGVMESGEYRVRFDAQNLASGIYIVRFQNGNKLDLRKITLIK; this is encoded by the coding sequence ATGATCAACAGATTTTCAGGCATATTGCTGCTCATGCTGTGGCTCACAGGAGGGATGGCGTATTCACAGAACGTAACGCTGTCGATACCTGATTCAACGGTAGAGGCAGGGGCCACTCTGTTGCTGCCGGTTTCTGTCTCAGAACTCACGGCTGGAGACCAGGTGCTGTCAGGAGAGTGGCAGTTTACGGTCTCATCAGACATTGCTGAAATAACGGGTGTAACAACGGATGGGACACTGCTTCAGGGCAAAGATGTGCAATACAATGCAACCAACAGGGAATTCGCCTTCTCGTCAACAGATCCGGTCACAGGAACGGGTGTGATACTATTCCTTCAGGTACAAATAGCGGCGGATGCGGTAAAGTTTCAGGAGTCTGTAATTGGGATAACAACTGCACAATTCAATGAGGGTACACCGGCTATTGATGCAATCAGCGGCACACTTCGGATCAAAGGGATTTCGCTCACGCCCAAATCACCGTCACCGCCCCTGGTGGTGGGACAAACTTTTCAATTCAACGTATCCGGGGATGTAGCCGAACCGGTTACCTGGAGTTCATCCAATACGGGGATTGCCACCGTGACATCCACGGGTCTTGCGGAGGGAATCACAAGCGGTTCCGTGAAAATTTTCGTCGAGGATGCAGAAGGGCAGAGAGATTCCACGGACTTGTTCAGGGTTGAGCCGGCTACGCTGCTCGATCTTACGGTCGGGGTAAGTGATGCAACGGTTACACAGACGCTTGAAGGAGAGGTGGGGGTTGAAGTATCCGATTTGACAGGACTGGATATTAGATCAGGTGAAATATCGCTTTCATACACTGATACCAAGCTTGAAATACTGTCTTTTTCAACAGCAGGCACGCTTCTGGAAGGGGTAGCTGACCCGGTTATCAATGAAGTGAACAATACGATATCCTTTGCTTTTGCTAGTACAACACCGCTCGAAGGGGCTGGTTCCCTTTTGAATATTCGGTTCAGGGTATTGCGTGAGGCAACCGGAACGGCAACCTTCGCGCCTCTTTCAGCGCGGTTCAATGAATCTTTTGATGCGGCTACGTCAAATGGTACTGTAACCATACAGAATGCACCTGTGATTGACGTGCAGCAGGATGACACTGAGATTACTATTGGTGAAACAACTCAGTTTTCTGTGATTACGGGCGGTACGGCACCATATACTTGGAGATCATCCAATACAGAAGTTGCAACAATAGATGAAAATACCGGGGTAGCAACCGGACTGCGTCGGGGTACGGTAGAAATTGTGGCCATTGACAGTGAAAATTTTGAATCGGTACCGGCTACCCTTGTGGTTAATGATGTCACCGTATCGTTCCCTGATACCGATGTAAGCAGTCTCGATATATTTACGCTGCCGCTACAGACAACCGACATCTCAGGGCTCGGAGCAAACTCGTTCGAAACGGATATTCAGTTCGATCCGGCTGTGCTGCAGTTTGAAGGGGTTGAACAGGCCGGTACGCTGTCTGACGGCTATGCGCTGTCCCTTTCTGAGGAAAGCGGAGTGATACAAATTGCGGCTGCGGGAACTGAAAACCTTACCGGTGAGGGTTCCATACTGAATCTGCGCTTTTCAATACAGGATGGCACGGGTCTGGGTACTACGACTGAGGTAACTCCGATAGCTCTGTCATTTAATGAACCGGGGACCGATACGCCGACAGCCACACTGCGCTCCGGAACAGTCTCATACATTGACAGCAGTCTCCCTGAAAAAGCCGTTCTTTCTTCGCCCGCAAACGGGTCGGTAGATGTTGATCTGCTTCCGGAGTACAGTTGGCAGGCAGCTGCAGCCGCAGAAACCTATGAGATCCAGATTTCTGAAGTTTCCGACTTTTCAACGCTGGTTGAAGATCAGGCCGGATTGACAGGCACCCTTTACCAGATGGTGAACCCGCTGAATGAACTCACCACCTACTATTGGCGCGTAAGAGCGTCAAACTCAAGCGGAAATGGGCCCTGGTCTGACGCTTTTTCATTCACCACGGTACCGGGTACTCCTGTACCTCCTGTACTCACATCTCCTTCCGATGCTTCCGTGAATGTGCCCGTTAATGCCAATTTCGAATGGGAATCCTCACAATTTTCAGAAGAATACTTTATAGAAATTTCTGAACAGCCTGATTTCAGCGTGATTGCTGAGTCCGCGACTGTGAGCGCTCTCACATACCAGGCACAGTCACTGTCGTTCAGCACACTTTACTATTGGCGGGTATCCGGTGTTAACAGCCAGGGAACAGGGGATCCGTCTGCTGTCTTCAGTTTTACAACAGAAGATGATCAACAGGCAGACATCGACCCGGTTGCCTCCACGGTCGCAGCAACCTCTCCGCATGTTGCAGATGGAGCGGATGCATCAGTTGTTACCGTAACCCTGGTTGACACCAACGGCGACCCGGTGACGGGTTTGGCAGGTAATCAGTTTACTATTTCGCTCACAGGTTCAGCCGGTGCCGGCCCGGTTACGGAAACGGCCACCGCGGGAATCTATACATTCGAGGTGACCAACAGCGTGGCGGAACAGGTAACGGTCACGGTCACGGCTGATGGAGTACAACTCAATGATACGCCCTCCATATTGTTTGAAGCGCCTGCAGTGATTATTGATCCTGCAGCTTCCACGGTCGCAGCAACCTCTCCGCATGTTGCAGATGGAGCGGATGCATCAGTTGTTACCGTAACCCTGGTTGACACCAACGGCGACCCGGTGACGGGTTTGGCAGGTAATCAGTTTACTATTTCGCTCACAGGTTCAGCCGGTGCCGGCCCGGTTACGGAAACGGCCACCGCGGGAATCTATACATTCGAGGTGACCAACAGCGTGGCGGAACAGGTAACGGTCACGGTCACGGCTGATGGGGCGGTGCTTGATGATACACCCGCTATCCTGTTTGAGGAGCCCGTACTGGTTATTGACTCAGCCGCATCTGCGGTAACCGCAACGTCACCTCATACTGCTGATGGCAGTGATGCGTCGCTTGTTTCGATTGCGCTGCTCTATACAAATGGTGATCCGGCATCCGGTTTGCCTCAGAATCTGTTCGATATTGTATTGACGGGGTCCGCAGTTGCGGGTCAGATTTCTGAAACGGGCACAGCGGGTACATATTCGCTTGAAGTCACCAATTCTGTAGCTGAGCAGATAACCGTAACGGTGACTGTTGACGGAGTACAGCTAAACGATACACCCGCAATCACGTTTGAAGAACCTCTCCAGATACCGGAGGCTCCGATATTGGTCGATATCACAGAGACTGCATCAGGAACCGAGATACAGTGGAACGCGGCATCTGAAGATTTTACATCAACGTACATCATTTACAGGGGTGATGATATCATGAATCTTCAGCAAATCGGCACTGCCAATACAGGCACGTTCTCATTTCAGGATAATACCCTCCCGGATGGAATTTCTTTTTATGCAATCAGCGCACGCAACAGTGAAGGAGGAGAGAGCGGGTTGTCGAACAGCAAGAGCTATGTGAATTCAGAACTGATAGCGGATACGGATTGGCGGCTGGTAAGCATACCGCTTTCATCCGGTAATGTTGAAGCAGATCTCGCTACGGTATTCTCCTACAGCAATCGGTATACAGTAGCTGAATCACTTGATCCAGCCAGCGGTTACTGGATTAAAACCCGTACGTTTGATGCAGAAACATATAACGTATCAGGAAATGGGTTAGAGCAGGCGGTTATACAACTCAACGAAGGCTGGAATTTAATAGGAGCCATGTCTGATACGATTCCGACTTCAGACATTTCAGATCCCGGAAATATTTTAAGTGATGCATCTATCTTCAGTTACAGCAATGGGCAGTATGAAGCCGTAAATGAGCTTGTACCGGGTGCAGGTTACTGGATTCATGCGGACCAATCCGGTGAAATTGAACTGCAGCTGAATCTGGATCCAAATATGGTACCTCAGGGAAATAAACCCGCATCAATACTTGCAGACCGGCATGCAGAGCCTTCCGGGATATCGGGTGAGTTAATACAGTTTCGAAATGCTGAAAACAGTGCGTCGCTCGCCATTCCCGATTATGGACTTTACAGTAATGAGCGGCTCAAATATCTGCTTCCGCCGGTTGCACCCGATACACCGATCGATATACGAACCGAAGGGGGCTTTTCTGTTATCAAATTTGATTCTGAAACCAGGTTGAATCTAACCGCGATACAGTTTCCGGTCACAATACAGTACGAGGGAGAAATCTCCGATACAGGCAATCACTTCTTACGGTTAAGGGTAATTTATTCAGGCGAAGAGGTCACAACGGATTTGAGTTCGGGTCAATCTTTTACGCTGCATGAAATACCCGAACATCTATCAGTGTCGAGAATTCCAGGGGATGAAAAAATTGCAGAAAGTGAACTGCTTGCAAGCTATCCGAATCCGTTTAATCCGGCTACGACCATTCACTACAGACTGGAAAACACATCCTATGTAAAAGTTGAGGTATTTGATGTTGCCGGGCGCAAGGTGGGTGTATTAGCTGACGGCGTCATGGAGTCCGGTGAGTACAGGGTTCGTTTTGACGCTCAAAATCTTGCATCAGGCATCTACATTGTCCGCTTCCAGAATGGGAATAAACTGGATCTCAGAAAAATTACGCTAATCAAGTAA